Proteins from a single region of Nocardiopsis dassonvillei subsp. dassonvillei DSM 43111:
- a CDS encoding DUF4126 domain-containing protein: MLTTLTGLGLASAAGLNAYIPLLLVGLLARFTDLVPLGESWQWIEHPVTLVVLTVLLVVEFAADKIPAVDSFNDVLQTVVRPTSGGITFGAGASAVELGEITGAASGAAAGGDGVSWWAVVAGVVVSLAFHAVKSLARPVANSVSLGCAAPVTSFLEDVVSFVTSLLALLVPVLVLVVFPLMVAAGVWAARRGRRLRRERREARGTGPQDADAGARTGAEGANPAGESHPG, from the coding sequence ATGCTCACCACACTGACCGGGTTGGGCCTGGCCTCCGCGGCCGGGCTCAACGCCTACATCCCCCTCCTCCTCGTCGGACTGCTCGCACGCTTCACCGACCTGGTCCCGCTGGGAGAGTCCTGGCAGTGGATCGAGCACCCCGTCACCCTCGTGGTCCTCACCGTGCTGCTGGTCGTGGAGTTCGCGGCGGACAAGATCCCCGCGGTCGACAGCTTCAACGACGTCCTCCAGACCGTGGTGCGGCCCACCTCCGGCGGCATCACCTTCGGCGCGGGGGCCTCCGCGGTGGAGCTCGGCGAGATCACCGGGGCCGCCTCCGGCGCCGCCGCGGGCGGGGACGGGGTCTCCTGGTGGGCGGTGGTCGCGGGCGTGGTCGTCTCCCTGGCCTTCCACGCGGTCAAGTCCCTGGCCCGGCCGGTGGCCAACTCCGTCTCCCTCGGGTGCGCGGCCCCGGTCACCTCCTTCCTGGAGGACGTCGTCAGCTTCGTCACCTCGCTGCTGGCCCTCCTGGTGCCCGTCCTCGTCCTCGTCGTGTTCCCGCTCATGGTGGCGGCGGGCGTGTGGGCGGCCCGGCGCGGGCGGCGGCTGCGCCGGGAACGCCGCGAGGCGCGGGGAACCGGGCCGCAGGACGCGGACGCGGGCGCGCGGACCGGCGCGGAGGGCGCGAACCCGGCGGGGGAGTCCCACCCCGGGTGA
- a CDS encoding DUF2630 family protein, giving the protein MTDSAENDIMATIRGLIDEEHALRSTAGGLDPRERARVKQVEEALDQCWDLLRQRRAREEFDQDPDEAEPRPVSEVENYRQ; this is encoded by the coding sequence ATGACTGACAGCGCCGAGAACGACATCATGGCCACCATCCGGGGACTGATCGACGAGGAGCACGCGCTCCGCTCCACCGCCGGGGGACTGGACCCGCGGGAGCGCGCCCGCGTCAAGCAGGTCGAGGAGGCGCTCGACCAGTGCTGGGACCTGCTCCGCCAGCGCAGGGCCCGCGAAGAGTTCGACCAGGACCCCGACGAGGCCGAGCCGCGCCCGGTCTCCGAGGTCGAGAACTACCGGCAGTAG
- a CDS encoding metal-sensitive transcriptional regulator — MAATHGYSNDKQSHINRLRRIEGQIRGLQRMVEDDQYCIDILTQTSAANKALRSFALSMLDEHLKHCVSNAVANGGEEADEKVREASEAIARLVRS; from the coding sequence ATGGCTGCGACCCACGGTTACAGTAACGACAAGCAGAGTCACATCAACCGGCTGCGCCGTATCGAGGGCCAGATCCGCGGGTTGCAGCGGATGGTCGAGGACGACCAGTACTGCATCGACATCCTGACCCAGACGTCGGCGGCCAACAAGGCACTGCGGTCCTTCGCGCTGTCCATGCTCGACGAGCACCTCAAGCACTGCGTGTCCAACGCGGTGGCCAACGGCGGCGAGGAGGCGGACGAGAAGGTCCGCGAGGCCTCAGAGGCGATCGCCCGCCTGGTCCGTTCCTGA
- a CDS encoding NAD(P)/FAD-dependent oxidoreductase has product MSRPRIVVVGAGFGGLHTLRHLERRIPAGAADIALVAPHDYMLYSPLLPQVASGLLTPQSVAMSVHRLTRQTRFVPGHAVGVDPGDRVVVVRRPTGELAPVRYDRLVLAPGGVTRAFDIPGLAEHAYGAKTLAEAVLLRDHVLAQLELANDSRDPAEREERCRFVVVGGGYTGVETAASLMRLCQEAAKRYPDLRSVIRWHLVDIAPKVLPELGDRLGRKALDLLRSIGVEVKLKVSVREVTDDKVVLTDGRALPCRTLIWTAGVSPSPLMATLDKPTQKGRLEVGADLRVPGLDDVFAVGDAAAVPNLSHEDSDYCPPTAQYATRQAATVADNVVSSVLGRPMKEFRHRDMGLVVDLSGNDALARVMQLELSGLPALGVTRGYHLMAVPSATARARILANWGIRKATGGDTSRLGFADGGRPSSFVANESVDYLDAEGSRREGARLLENLHARYGVH; this is encoded by the coding sequence ATGTCTCGGCCTCGTATCGTGGTGGTCGGCGCGGGTTTCGGTGGTCTCCACACCCTGCGCCACCTCGAACGCCGCATCCCGGCGGGGGCGGCGGACATCGCCCTCGTCGCGCCGCACGACTACATGCTCTACAGCCCCCTGCTGCCGCAGGTGGCCTCCGGACTGCTCACGCCGCAGTCGGTCGCCATGTCGGTGCACCGGCTGACCCGGCAGACCCGGTTCGTCCCCGGGCACGCCGTCGGCGTGGATCCGGGGGACCGCGTGGTCGTCGTACGGCGCCCCACCGGCGAACTCGCCCCGGTCCGCTACGACCGCCTGGTCCTGGCGCCCGGCGGGGTCACCCGCGCCTTCGACATCCCCGGTCTGGCCGAGCACGCCTACGGCGCCAAGACGCTGGCCGAGGCGGTGCTCCTGCGCGACCACGTCCTGGCCCAGCTGGAGCTGGCCAACGACAGCCGCGACCCGGCCGAGCGCGAGGAGCGCTGCCGCTTCGTCGTCGTCGGCGGCGGCTACACCGGCGTCGAGACCGCGGCCTCGCTCATGCGCCTGTGCCAGGAGGCGGCCAAGCGCTATCCGGACCTGCGCTCGGTGATCCGCTGGCACCTGGTGGACATCGCGCCCAAGGTGCTGCCCGAACTCGGCGACCGCCTCGGCCGCAAGGCGCTCGACCTGCTGCGCTCCATCGGCGTCGAGGTCAAGCTCAAGGTGAGCGTGCGCGAGGTGACCGACGACAAGGTGGTGCTCACCGACGGTCGCGCCCTGCCCTGCCGCACCCTCATCTGGACGGCGGGAGTCTCACCCAGCCCGCTCATGGCGACCCTGGACAAGCCCACCCAGAAGGGGCGCCTGGAGGTCGGCGCCGACCTGCGGGTCCCCGGCCTCGACGACGTCTTCGCCGTCGGCGACGCCGCGGCGGTGCCCAACCTCTCGCACGAGGACAGCGACTACTGCCCGCCGACCGCCCAGTACGCCACGCGCCAGGCGGCCACCGTCGCCGACAACGTCGTCTCGTCCGTCCTGGGACGCCCGATGAAGGAGTTCCGGCACCGGGACATGGGGCTGGTCGTGGACCTGAGCGGCAACGACGCGCTCGCGCGCGTCATGCAGCTGGAACTGAGCGGGCTGCCCGCGCTGGGCGTCACCCGCGGGTACCACCTGATGGCGGTGCCCTCCGCGACCGCGCGGGCGCGCATCCTGGCCAACTGGGGGATCCGCAAGGCCACCGGCGGCGACACCTCGCGCCTGGGGTTCGCCGACGGCGGGCGCCCGTCCTCGTTCGTGGCCAACGAGTCGGTCGACTACCTGGACGCGGAGGGCTCCCGCCGGGAGGGCGCGCGCCTGCTGGAGAACCTGCACGCGCGCTACGGCGTGCACTGA
- a CDS encoding DUF6510 family protein — translation MREPEHMDANVLAGPLSEIMSVDLTSAERRCSVCGACGTFAELYVTTDGPGLVASCPRCRTLVLRLVRTPDSVWLDLGGTGVVRIRLGL, via the coding sequence ATGAGGGAACCGGAGCACATGGACGCCAACGTGCTGGCCGGACCGCTGTCGGAGATCATGTCCGTGGACCTGACCTCGGCCGAGCGCCGCTGCTCGGTGTGCGGGGCGTGCGGGACCTTCGCCGAGCTGTACGTGACGACGGACGGGCCCGGCCTGGTGGCGAGCTGCCCGCGGTGCCGGACCCTGGTCCTGCGGCTGGTGCGCACCCCCGACAGCGTGTGGCTGGACCTGGGCGGCACCGGGGTCGTCCGGATCCGGCTCGGGCTCTGA
- a CDS encoding ferredoxin reductase translates to MAAWRPAELVADRWETASARTLVLEVPGWPGHRPGQHVDVRLTAEDGYTAQRGYSIASAADGERVELTVQRVEGGEVSPYLVDVFAPGDRVEVRGPLGGWFVWDAASPDPVVLVGGGSGVVPLMAMVRERRRTGGRALFRVLYSLRTPEDRYYRGELGAHRPGDGGVDVFLAYTRRAPEGAVRGPGRLGVAELNTHGFPAEFAPVCFVCGPTGFVETVADALVALGHDPRRVRTERFGSGGGGG, encoded by the coding sequence ATGGCGGCCTGGCGGCCCGCCGAACTGGTGGCCGACCGGTGGGAGACCGCGAGCGCCAGGACCCTGGTCCTGGAGGTGCCGGGGTGGCCCGGGCACCGGCCGGGCCAGCACGTGGACGTGCGCCTGACCGCCGAGGACGGCTACACCGCCCAGCGCGGCTACTCGATCGCCTCGGCCGCGGACGGCGAGCGCGTCGAGCTGACCGTGCAGCGGGTGGAGGGCGGGGAGGTCTCCCCCTACCTGGTGGACGTGTTCGCGCCGGGCGACCGGGTGGAGGTCCGCGGTCCGCTGGGCGGCTGGTTCGTGTGGGACGCCGCGTCGCCCGACCCGGTGGTCCTGGTGGGCGGCGGCTCGGGCGTGGTCCCGCTGATGGCGATGGTGCGCGAGCGGCGCCGGACGGGCGGCCGGGCCCTGTTCCGGGTGCTGTACTCGCTGCGCACCCCCGAGGACCGTTACTACCGGGGGGAGCTGGGCGCGCACCGGCCGGGCGACGGAGGGGTCGACGTGTTCCTGGCCTACACGCGCCGCGCGCCCGAGGGCGCGGTCCGGGGGCCGGGACGGCTGGGCGTGGCCGAACTCAACACCCACGGCTTCCCCGCCGAGTTCGCGCCGGTGTGCTTCGTGTGCGGGCCCACCGGCTTCGTGGAGACGGTGGCCGACGCCCTGGTGGCGCTGGGGCACGACCCCCGGCGGGTGCGTACCGAGCGTTTCGGCTCGGGTGGAGGTGGCGGATGA
- a CDS encoding sulfite oxidase-like oxidoreductase: MNVVSRGFQGRRGGDPSRVPPGQYETHDFPVLSAGPTPHVDTAEWTFAIADEAGGTRSWTWDEFLDLPQERLRVDIHCVTRWSKLDTDWAGVSVDTLLEDVETAAEYALAVSHGGYTANLPLQDLTDGRAWVVHSFGGEPLAPEHGGPARLLVPHLYFWKSAKWVRGLRLLDEDEPGFWEQAGYHDYGDPWREQRYQGD, translated from the coding sequence ATGAACGTGGTGAGCAGGGGTTTCCAGGGGCGCAGGGGAGGCGACCCCTCGCGTGTGCCCCCGGGGCAGTACGAGACCCACGACTTCCCCGTCCTGTCGGCCGGTCCCACACCGCACGTGGACACGGCCGAATGGACCTTCGCGATCGCCGACGAGGCGGGCGGCACGCGTTCCTGGACGTGGGACGAGTTCCTGGACCTGCCCCAGGAACGGCTCCGCGTGGACATCCACTGCGTCACCCGCTGGTCCAAGCTGGACACCGACTGGGCGGGCGTCAGCGTGGACACCCTCCTGGAGGACGTGGAGACCGCGGCCGAGTACGCCCTGGCGGTCAGCCACGGCGGCTACACCGCCAACCTGCCGCTCCAGGACCTCACCGACGGCCGGGCCTGGGTGGTGCACAGCTTCGGCGGGGAACCGCTGGCCCCCGAGCACGGCGGGCCCGCCCGGCTGCTGGTCCCGCACCTGTACTTCTGGAAGTCGGCCAAGTGGGTGCGCGGGCTGCGGCTGCTCGACGAGGACGAGCCCGGGTTCTGGGAGCAGGCCGGGTACCACGACTACGGCGACCCGTGGCGCGAACAGCGCTACCAGGGCGACTGA
- a CDS encoding SACE_7040 family transcriptional regulator: protein MGARPAGERRTALLGAAARLFAEHGYRGVSIDDLGRAVGTTGPALYRHFRGKQALLGAVLVDISERLARQGGELVARASGAEEALEALLRGHIAFALDEPDLITVHDRELGNLTDADRRRVRRLQRGYVEQWVGVLGELRPDASATVLRAAVHAVFGLLNSTPHSRGELSRRHMARLLLEMGRAALTVPAAEPD, encoded by the coding sequence ATGGGGGCCAGACCCGCGGGCGAGCGGCGCACGGCGCTCCTGGGCGCGGCGGCGCGGCTCTTCGCCGAGCACGGTTACCGGGGGGTGTCCATCGACGACCTCGGCCGCGCCGTCGGCACGACAGGGCCCGCCCTGTACCGCCACTTCCGCGGCAAGCAGGCGCTGCTCGGCGCGGTGCTGGTGGACATCAGCGAACGCCTGGCGCGCCAGGGCGGCGAGCTGGTGGCGAGGGCGTCGGGCGCCGAGGAGGCGCTGGAGGCCCTGCTGCGCGGGCACATCGCCTTCGCCCTGGACGAGCCCGACCTGATCACGGTGCACGACCGGGAGCTGGGCAACCTCACCGACGCCGACCGGCGCCGGGTGCGCCGCCTCCAGCGCGGCTACGTCGAGCAGTGGGTGGGGGTGCTCGGCGAGCTGCGCCCCGACGCCTCGGCCACCGTCCTGCGCGCCGCCGTGCACGCCGTGTTCGGGCTCCTCAACTCCACCCCGCACAGCCGGGGCGAGCTGTCGCGGCGGCACATGGCGCGGCTGCTGCTGGAGATGGGCCGGGCCGCCCTGACGGTCCCCGCCGCCGAGCCCGACTGA
- a CDS encoding carboxyl transferase domain-containing protein yields the protein MLGTAVDTAGPAFAANDAANRALALELRERIATAALGGPERTRTRHVERGKLLPRDRVDLLLDPGSPFLEIAPLAAYGLYGADGQDAPGAGMIAGVGRVMGRPTVVVANDATVKGGSYYPMTVKKHLRAQEVALHNRLPCVYLADSGGAFLPMQDDVFPDREHFGRIFYNQATMSRMGIPQIAAVLGSCTAGGAYVPAMSDEAVIVREQGTIFLGGPPLVKAATGEVVTAEELGGGDLHSRVSGVTDHLADDDAHALTLVRRIADTLGPPGPPAWEVREPRPPALDPGELYGVVPADTRTPYDVREVIGRIVDGSEFTEFKAEYGTTLVTGFAHLHGHPVGIVANNGILFAESALKGAHFIELCDRRGVPLVFLQNISGFMVGRDYEAGGIAKHGAKMVTAVACARVPKFTVVVGGSFGAGNYSMCGRAYSPRFLWMWPNARISVMGGEQAASVLSTVRRDQMAARGQEWSAEDEEAFKAPVRDQYEEQGSPYYSTARLWDDGVIDPADTRDVLAMALSAARHAPLEPVGYGVFRM from the coding sequence GTGCTCGGCACGGCGGTGGACACCGCCGGGCCCGCGTTCGCCGCCAACGACGCGGCGAACCGCGCCCTCGCCCTGGAGCTGCGCGAGCGGATCGCCACCGCGGCCCTGGGCGGCCCGGAGAGGACCCGGACACGGCACGTCGAGCGGGGCAAACTCCTGCCGCGCGACCGCGTGGACCTCCTCCTGGACCCCGGCTCCCCCTTCCTGGAGATCGCCCCCCTGGCCGCGTACGGGCTCTACGGCGCGGACGGACAGGACGCCCCCGGCGCCGGGATGATCGCGGGCGTGGGCCGGGTCATGGGCCGCCCGACGGTCGTGGTCGCCAACGACGCCACGGTCAAGGGCGGCAGCTACTACCCCATGACCGTCAAGAAGCACCTGCGCGCCCAGGAGGTGGCGCTGCACAACCGGCTTCCGTGCGTCTACCTCGCCGACTCCGGGGGCGCGTTCCTGCCCATGCAGGACGACGTCTTCCCCGACCGCGAGCACTTCGGCCGGATCTTCTACAACCAGGCCACGATGTCGCGGATGGGCATCCCGCAGATCGCCGCGGTGCTGGGCTCGTGCACGGCGGGCGGCGCCTACGTCCCGGCGATGAGCGACGAGGCGGTCATCGTGCGCGAGCAGGGCACGATCTTCCTGGGCGGCCCGCCGCTGGTCAAGGCGGCCACCGGCGAGGTCGTCACCGCCGAGGAGCTGGGCGGCGGCGACCTGCACTCGCGGGTGTCGGGGGTCACCGACCACCTGGCCGACGACGATGCGCACGCCCTCACCCTCGTCCGGCGCATCGCCGACACCCTCGGCCCGCCCGGACCGCCCGCGTGGGAGGTGCGCGAGCCCCGTCCCCCGGCGCTGGACCCCGGGGAGCTGTACGGGGTGGTGCCCGCCGACACGCGCACCCCCTACGACGTGCGCGAGGTCATCGGCCGGATCGTGGACGGCAGCGAGTTCACCGAGTTCAAGGCCGAGTACGGCACGACCCTGGTCACCGGGTTCGCGCACCTGCACGGCCACCCGGTCGGGATCGTCGCCAACAACGGCATCCTGTTCGCCGAGTCCGCGCTCAAGGGCGCCCACTTCATCGAGTTGTGCGACCGGCGCGGCGTGCCGCTGGTCTTCCTCCAGAACATCTCCGGGTTCATGGTCGGACGGGACTACGAGGCGGGCGGTATCGCCAAACACGGGGCGAAGATGGTCACCGCCGTGGCCTGCGCCCGCGTCCCCAAGTTCACCGTGGTCGTGGGCGGGTCCTTCGGCGCGGGCAACTACAGCATGTGCGGGCGGGCCTACTCGCCCCGGTTCCTGTGGATGTGGCCCAACGCGCGCATCTCGGTGATGGGCGGGGAACAGGCCGCCTCGGTGCTCTCCACCGTCCGCCGCGACCAGATGGCCGCGCGCGGGCAGGAGTGGTCCGCCGAGGACGAGGAGGCCTTCAAGGCGCCCGTGCGCGACCAGTACGAGGAGCAGGGCAGCCCGTACTACTCCACCGCGCGGTTGTGGGACGACGGCGTCATCGACCCCGCCGACACCCGCGACGTGCTCGCCATGGCCCTGTCCGCCGCCCGCCACGCCCCGCTGGAGCCGGTGGGCTACGGCGTCTTCCGGATGTGA
- a CDS encoding acetyl/propionyl/methylcrotonyl-CoA carboxylase subunit alpha, with amino-acid sequence MTTTPRTNPGVRGPARIMVANRGEIALRVMRTLRRMGISPATVYTDADANAPHTLAADLALRVEHYLDAEAIVALALDCGATGVHPGYGFLSENAGFARACTDAGLVFVGPPASAIEAMGDKIRAKDTVAAAGVPVLGGFTEKPGRPLGDDELLRAAEETGYPLLIKPSAGGGGKGMRSVHSPDDLVAGAAAARREALASFGDSTLLVERLVERPRHIEVQVMADAHGNVLHLGERECSLQRRHQKVVEEAPSPLLTDTQRATMGEAAVAAARSCGYVGAGTVEFIAEAGRGGDLSFSFLEMNTRLQVEHPVTEEVVAVRGERGVDLVELQVRVAYGEELPFAQSDVSWVGHAVESRIYAEDADRGFLPTGGPILSLAEPRGHEVRVDSGIAEGGRITSDFDPMLAKVITWGADRAEALNRMDSALASYQLLGCVTNTAYLRRLLRHPRVVAGDLSTDLIASDPPAPAPERTLDEVYAAAALDHQLDLETEPGADRFAVPDGWRMGGPAWTPWRLRLSGREAVAVRVRRDGEPGRYLVSVAEGEPVAFGARRSADGTRLTVTDGYATRTYARADDPGTAHRWLGSGGAAWSLHEEPVAAALREDDAAADGTVRSPMPGTVLSVAVRVGQTVSAGTPLAVVEAMKMEHSVTSPVDGTVAAVAVRPGASVPMDAVLVTVEPVPNASADTPSDAPSPATSEESHA; translated from the coding sequence TTGACCACAACGCCACGCACCAACCCGGGCGTCCGCGGGCCCGCGCGCATCATGGTCGCCAACCGGGGCGAGATCGCGCTGCGCGTCATGCGCACCCTGCGCCGCATGGGCATCAGCCCGGCCACCGTGTACACCGACGCCGACGCGAACGCCCCGCACACCCTCGCCGCCGACCTGGCGCTGCGGGTGGAGCACTACCTGGACGCCGAGGCGATCGTCGCCCTGGCCCTGGACTGCGGCGCCACCGGCGTGCACCCCGGCTACGGCTTCCTGTCCGAGAACGCCGGCTTCGCGCGCGCCTGCACCGACGCCGGACTGGTCTTCGTGGGCCCCCCTGCCTCGGCGATCGAGGCCATGGGCGACAAGATCCGCGCGAAGGACACCGTGGCCGCCGCGGGCGTGCCCGTCCTGGGCGGGTTCACCGAGAAGCCCGGGCGGCCCCTGGGCGACGACGAACTCCTGCGCGCGGCCGAGGAGACCGGCTACCCGCTGCTCATCAAGCCCTCCGCCGGGGGCGGCGGCAAGGGCATGCGGTCCGTGCACTCCCCCGACGACCTGGTAGCCGGTGCCGCCGCCGCCCGGCGCGAGGCCCTGGCCTCCTTCGGCGACTCCACCCTGCTGGTGGAGCGGCTGGTGGAGCGGCCCCGCCACATCGAGGTGCAGGTCATGGCCGACGCCCACGGCAACGTCCTGCACCTGGGCGAGCGCGAGTGCAGCCTCCAGCGCCGCCACCAGAAGGTGGTGGAGGAGGCGCCCTCCCCGCTGCTCACCGACACCCAGCGCGCCACCATGGGCGAGGCCGCCGTGGCCGCCGCCCGCTCGTGCGGGTACGTGGGAGCGGGCACGGTGGAGTTCATCGCCGAGGCGGGGCGGGGCGGCGACCTGTCGTTCTCGTTCCTGGAGATGAACACCCGCCTGCAGGTCGAGCACCCGGTCACCGAGGAGGTCGTCGCGGTGCGCGGCGAGCGCGGCGTGGACCTGGTGGAACTCCAGGTGCGGGTGGCCTACGGGGAGGAGCTGCCCTTCGCCCAGTCCGACGTGTCCTGGGTCGGGCACGCCGTGGAGTCGCGGATCTACGCCGAGGACGCCGACCGCGGGTTCCTGCCCACCGGCGGGCCGATCCTGTCCCTCGCCGAACCCCGGGGGCACGAGGTCCGGGTGGACTCGGGCATCGCCGAGGGAGGGCGGATCACCTCGGACTTCGACCCGATGCTCGCCAAGGTGATCACCTGGGGCGCGGACCGCGCCGAGGCCCTGAACAGGATGGACTCCGCGCTGGCCTCCTACCAGCTGTTGGGCTGCGTGACCAACACCGCCTACCTGCGCCGGCTGCTGCGCCACCCGCGTGTGGTCGCCGGGGACCTGAGCACCGACCTCATCGCCTCCGACCCGCCCGCACCGGCTCCCGAGCGGACGCTCGACGAGGTGTACGCGGCCGCGGCCCTGGACCACCAGCTCGACCTGGAGACGGAGCCGGGCGCCGACCGCTTCGCCGTGCCGGACGGCTGGCGGATGGGCGGCCCCGCCTGGACCCCGTGGCGGCTGCGGCTCTCCGGGCGCGAGGCCGTCGCGGTCCGGGTGCGCCGCGACGGGGAGCCCGGGCGCTACCTGGTGAGCGTGGCGGAGGGGGAACCCGTCGCGTTCGGGGCCCGGCGCTCCGCCGACGGCACCCGGCTCACCGTCACCGACGGCTACGCCACCCGCACCTACGCGCGCGCCGACGACCCCGGCACCGCGCACCGCTGGCTGGGCTCGGGCGGCGCCGCCTGGAGCCTGCACGAGGAGCCCGTCGCGGCCGCGCTGCGCGAGGACGACGCCGCCGCCGACGGGACCGTGCGCAGCCCCATGCCCGGCACGGTGCTCTCCGTCGCCGTGCGGGTGGGGCAGACGGTGAGCGCGGGGACCCCGCTCGCCGTCGTGGAGGCCATGAAGATGGAGCACTCCGTCACCTCACCCGTCGACGGGACCGTCGCGGCCGTGGCGGTGCGCCCCGGCGCGTCCGTGCCCATGGACGCCGTCCTGGTCACCGTCGAACCCGTTCCGAACGCGTCCGCCGACACCCCGTCGGACGCGCCCTCCCCCGCCACCAGCGAGGAGTCGCACGCATGA
- a CDS encoding acyl-CoA dehydrogenase family protein has translation MNRHQLSTEHADLRAAVEEFAREEVAPVIGDYYEREAFPYEIVAKMGRMGLFGLPFPEEHGGMGGDYFALCLALEELARVDSSVAITLEAGVSLGAMPIFRFGTEDQKKAYLPRLTSGEALGAFGLTEPGGGSDAGATRTTARLEDGQWVVDGTKSFITNSGTDITALVTVTAVTGRREDGRPEISSILVPAGTPGFSVGQKYSKVGWNASDTNELVFEDCRVPEANLVGERGRGYAQFLRILDEGRIAIAALSVGLAQGCVDESVRYAHERHAFGSAIGTYQAIQFKIAEMEARAHTARLAYYDAASRMLAGEPFKKEAAVAKLVASNAAMDNARDATQVFGGYGFMNDYPVGRFYRDAKILEVGEGTSEVQKMLIARELGLPA, from the coding sequence ATGAACCGTCACCAGCTCTCGACCGAGCACGCCGACCTGCGGGCCGCCGTGGAGGAGTTCGCCCGCGAAGAGGTCGCCCCGGTCATCGGCGACTACTACGAGCGGGAGGCCTTCCCGTACGAGATCGTCGCCAAGATGGGCCGGATGGGCCTGTTCGGGCTGCCCTTCCCCGAGGAGCACGGGGGCATGGGCGGCGACTACTTCGCCCTGTGCCTGGCCCTGGAGGAGTTGGCCCGGGTGGACTCCTCGGTGGCGATCACCCTGGAGGCCGGGGTGTCGCTGGGCGCGATGCCGATCTTCCGGTTCGGCACCGAGGACCAGAAGAAGGCGTACCTGCCGCGGCTGACCTCGGGTGAGGCGCTGGGCGCGTTCGGGCTCACCGAGCCCGGCGGCGGGTCCGACGCGGGCGCCACCAGGACCACGGCCCGCCTGGAGGACGGCCAGTGGGTGGTCGACGGGACCAAGTCCTTCATCACCAACTCGGGCACCGACATCACCGCGCTGGTGACCGTCACCGCCGTGACCGGGCGCCGGGAGGACGGGCGGCCGGAGATCTCCTCGATCCTGGTGCCCGCGGGCACGCCGGGCTTCTCCGTGGGCCAGAAGTACTCCAAGGTGGGGTGGAACGCCTCCGACACCAACGAGCTGGTCTTCGAGGACTGCCGGGTGCCCGAGGCGAACCTGGTCGGTGAGCGCGGGCGCGGGTACGCCCAGTTCCTGCGGATCCTGGACGAGGGCCGCATCGCCATCGCGGCGCTGTCGGTGGGCCTGGCGCAGGGCTGCGTGGACGAGAGCGTGCGCTACGCCCACGAGCGGCACGCCTTCGGCAGCGCGATCGGCACCTACCAGGCGATCCAGTTCAAGATCGCGGAGATGGAGGCGCGTGCGCACACCGCGCGGCTGGCCTACTACGACGCGGCCTCGCGCATGCTGGCGGGTGAGCCCTTCAAGAAGGAGGCGGCGGTCGCCAAGCTGGTGGCCTCCAACGCGGCCATGGACAACGCGCGGGACGCCACACAGGTGTTCGGCGGGTACGGGTTCATGAACGACTACCCCGTGGGCCGCTTCTACCGGGACGCCAAGATCCTGGAGGTGGGCGAGGGCACCAGCGAGGTGCAGAAGATGCTCATCGCCCGCGAGCTGGGCCTGCCCGCCTAG